One segment of Bacteroides caecimuris DNA contains the following:
- a CDS encoding RagB/SusD family nutrient uptake outer membrane protein yields MKKKILFPILSSLLLLLGSCENNFDAHIYGNLMQGKYPSTEDECVSYMMTCYIPFTSVFTYEINSGTGQHGFYIATGGNIRMFDSTSDIMAPATVKCNDEWLRFTQANFENCYYFWRGWVDDAHNLNHFPKTAEVTRFTEIIGTLEKVSEDVLSKEKKNNLLGEARLCRGMMLYYLMHIYGPVPVIINPEDVFNEEALRNTVRPTLTEMCSWITDDLEFAANNAPETTLEKGRYTRDYARFCLMRHCLNEGGHMEGYYQKALDMYDELKGKYSLFKSGSNPYTDLFKNANKFNNEIIMAVSCDPNADGNPKNGNANILSMLVVPNEASALDPQGSRTPFYPQNGGWNAFYNVAPKFYNSFEEGDRRKDAILTEFWTKDGIKVTKNDIGVKWDGFICNKFPVETPGTFQGTDIPLARWADVLLMYAEAKVRLSKAAPTTDAIAAVNEVRNRAGLGDLSSVDTSSAEAFLTAILKERGHELFYEGCRKIDLIRFNRYARETADIKGTVPTKQYMPLPNYAVDQAAENGKTLEQNYERPEWKTDKDAAGGI; encoded by the coding sequence ATGAAAAAGAAAATATTATTTCCGATACTGTCGTCTTTGTTGCTTTTGTTGGGAAGTTGCGAGAATAATTTCGATGCGCATATCTATGGCAATCTCATGCAAGGCAAATATCCGTCTACAGAAGATGAATGTGTTTCTTATATGATGACGTGTTATATTCCGTTTACCTCAGTATTTACATACGAAATAAATAGTGGAACAGGACAGCACGGCTTCTATATTGCTACCGGGGGGAATATTCGTATGTTTGACTCTACGTCAGATATAATGGCACCTGCTACGGTGAAATGTAACGATGAATGGCTCCGTTTTACTCAGGCAAACTTCGAAAATTGCTATTACTTCTGGAGAGGTTGGGTAGACGATGCCCATAACCTGAATCATTTTCCTAAAACGGCAGAGGTAACTCGTTTTACAGAGATTATAGGTACGTTGGAAAAAGTCTCGGAAGACGTACTTTCGAAAGAAAAGAAGAACAACCTGTTGGGAGAGGCCCGCTTGTGCCGGGGGATGATGTTGTATTACTTGATGCATATTTATGGTCCGGTGCCGGTGATAATCAATCCGGAAGACGTGTTTAATGAAGAAGCATTGAGGAATACGGTTCGCCCCACACTGACCGAGATGTGCAGTTGGATTACAGATGATTTGGAGTTTGCTGCCAATAACGCTCCTGAAACTACATTGGAAAAAGGACGATATACCCGTGATTATGCCCGCTTTTGTCTGATGCGTCATTGTCTGAATGAAGGAGGACATATGGAGGGGTACTATCAAAAGGCCTTGGATATGTATGACGAATTGAAAGGAAAATATTCTTTGTTTAAATCGGGAAGTAATCCATATACAGACCTGTTTAAAAATGCCAATAAATTTAATAACGAAATCATTATGGCAGTAAGTTGTGACCCGAATGCCGACGGTAATCCTAAGAACGGAAATGCCAATATACTTTCTATGTTGGTTGTTCCTAATGAAGCGTCAGCGTTAGATCCGCAGGGAAGTCGTACTCCTTTCTATCCTCAAAATGGCGGTTGGAATGCTTTTTACAATGTAGCTCCTAAGTTCTATAACAGTTTTGAAGAGGGCGACAGACGTAAAGATGCCATTCTTACAGAATTTTGGACAAAAGACGGAATAAAAGTGACAAAAAATGATATTGGTGTGAAATGGGATGGATTTATTTGTAATAAATTTCCGGTAGAAACGCCGGGAACTTTCCAGGGTACGGACATTCCTTTGGCTCGGTGGGCGGATGTATTGTTGATGTATGCTGAAGCAAAAGTTCGTTTATCGAAAGCAGCTCCGACTACAGATGCAATAGCTGCCGTGAATGAGGTACGTAATCGTGCTGGGCTTGGAGATTTATCATCTGTCGATACATCATCAGCGGAAGCTTTTCTGACTGCCATCCTGAAAGAGCGTGGACATGAACTGTTTTATGAAGGATGCCGTAAGATTGATTTGATTCGTTTCAATCGTTATGCGCGTGAGACAGCCGACATAAAAGGAACAGTACCTACTAAACAGTATATGCCACTGCCCAATTATGCTGTAGACCAGGCAGCAGAGAATGGAAAAACTCTCGAGCAAAATTATGAAAGACCGGAGTGGAAAACAGACAAAGATGCAGCTGGCGGAATCTAA
- a CDS encoding SusC/RagA family TonB-linked outer membrane protein, whose product MNYRKKAILMVVALFCLNIAMLAQAVSLKMNNVSVKEAMTQLKNKSGYSFVYKVGDLDTKKIVNVKAKQLIEAIDQILYGQNVVYEVKGKNIIVQKGQPRPKEVKDSKKRKITGVVNDQNGEPIIGATVKEKGGVNGTATDLDAKFALEVSPGAVLEISYIGYQTQEVKVGDRTALAITLIEDQQVLDEVVVVGYGTTSRKNLTTAIATVKTDKISKAANSSVASMLLGRAAGLQATVNSTQPGGEIKISIRGGENPIYVVDGVVMPNSSLEVGSGDTGLPDGVKRAALAGLNPSDIESIEVLKDASAAIYGIGAADGVILITTKKGAEGKPHITYEGSYSIQKRYSYGMNRLNSQEYMNMVNLFGKENYLYVNEQYPYGNVGYDGKWTPIFTSEQIANATTTDWLSYVLKTGQVNNQNLTISGGSKAIRYYLGLNYYDEDGIVRNAGMQRYSLRTNISAQLFSFLKLTTIANLNHNKYSNSTVGGDTGNQRDSAAGSLYTAMNYPTYLPMYDNMGEYTIFNREPNPLAALQIRDQSKQSSYYVNFALDLDIIKNMLSAKLLYGVNKENGKRSAYIPKDVYWGLVRKSRGSLGYNERQYETMEGTLSFRHKFWNIIDVNAVAGIGRYLDKGTGMTVSYQNANDMINDSNLAAADGPFSPTSYKYENEKRSQFLRASFDILDRYVLTATLRRDGTDKFFPDKKYSLFPSASVAWKLSNESFMQNLSWLNLLKVRASYGMTGSDNLGTSLYGIVGISREDIKFSNSSVTYVPYALQSANYSDVTWQKTTMKNIGLDFSILKDRIWGSLDVFRNDVTNLLDTAPTSLLNMYGYRPVNGGHYKRTGVELSLNTLNIQTPNFKWTSSLALSHYNACWIERMPNFDYKKYQKRENEPKNAYYYYKMVGVINEDRSNMPDSQRSLPREAQLPGYPIIDDRNGDGKIDINDIYMDNTLPKVYYGFGNTFAYKNFDLDIYMYGQLGVKKFNSTHSSNCSAANLASGILAANPTDYAYSIWNSQTNPNGEVPGIAYKSVTLPENAPINAFWEKASFLRVRNITLGYNWDARKLAFLKGNVQNIRLFVDFQNPFTLTKFEGDDPEIATSAGNLGHGQYPQLRVYSFGAKISF is encoded by the coding sequence ATGAATTACAGGAAGAAGGCCATATTAATGGTCGTGGCTCTCTTTTGCCTTAACATAGCAATGCTAGCCCAGGCCGTTTCATTGAAAATGAATAATGTTTCGGTGAAAGAAGCGATGACGCAACTGAAAAATAAAAGCGGATATTCTTTCGTATATAAAGTCGGGGATCTGGATACCAAAAAGATTGTAAATGTAAAGGCGAAACAGTTGATTGAAGCCATCGATCAGATTTTGTACGGACAAAACGTTGTTTATGAAGTGAAAGGCAAGAACATTATTGTTCAAAAAGGGCAACCTCGCCCGAAAGAAGTGAAAGATAGTAAGAAACGAAAAATCACAGGTGTGGTGAATGACCAGAATGGTGAACCTATTATCGGTGCTACTGTTAAGGAAAAGGGAGGCGTGAATGGAACCGCGACTGATTTGGATGCAAAATTTGCTTTGGAGGTATCACCAGGAGCTGTATTGGAGATTTCTTATATCGGTTATCAAACACAAGAAGTAAAAGTGGGCGACCGGACAGCTTTGGCTATTACTTTGATTGAAGACCAGCAGGTGCTGGATGAAGTAGTAGTAGTCGGATATGGTACAACCTCTCGTAAAAACCTGACTACAGCTATTGCTACTGTAAAGACTGATAAAATATCAAAAGCTGCCAATAGCAGTGTAGCTAGTATGTTATTAGGGCGTGCGGCAGGATTGCAGGCTACGGTAAATAGCACTCAACCCGGAGGTGAAATTAAGATTTCTATTCGTGGTGGTGAAAATCCTATTTATGTGGTTGACGGGGTAGTGATGCCTAATTCATCTTTGGAAGTAGGGAGCGGGGACACAGGATTGCCGGATGGTGTTAAGCGTGCAGCGCTGGCAGGTCTGAATCCTAGTGATATAGAATCTATCGAAGTATTGAAAGATGCTTCTGCGGCTATCTATGGTATTGGTGCAGCTGATGGTGTTATCCTGATTACTACCAAAAAAGGTGCGGAAGGAAAGCCGCATATTACCTATGAAGGGAGTTATTCTATTCAGAAGCGTTATTCTTATGGGATGAATCGCCTCAATTCACAAGAATACATGAATATGGTTAATTTGTTCGGAAAAGAAAATTATCTGTATGTTAATGAGCAATATCCTTATGGAAATGTGGGATATGACGGTAAATGGACACCAATATTTACATCTGAACAAATAGCGAATGCAACTACGACCGACTGGTTGAGTTATGTGTTGAAGACAGGACAAGTCAATAATCAGAACCTGACGATTAGTGGCGGTTCAAAAGCAATCCGTTATTATTTAGGTTTAAATTACTACGATGAAGATGGAATTGTCCGTAATGCCGGAATGCAACGTTATTCTTTGCGTACGAATATTTCTGCGCAGTTGTTCAGTTTCTTGAAGTTAACGACCATAGCAAATCTGAACCATAATAAATACAGTAATTCCACGGTAGGAGGAGATACCGGTAATCAAAGAGACTCGGCGGCGGGCTCTCTTTATACAGCCATGAATTATCCTACTTATCTTCCTATGTATGATAACATGGGAGAATATACGATATTCAACAGGGAACCGAATCCGCTGGCTGCATTGCAAATCCGCGACCAATCTAAACAGAGTAGCTACTATGTGAACTTTGCGCTCGACCTTGATATTATCAAAAATATGTTATCCGCCAAGTTATTATATGGTGTGAATAAAGAGAACGGAAAACGTTCTGCCTATATTCCTAAGGATGTGTATTGGGGGCTTGTCCGCAAATCAAGGGGAAGCCTTGGATATAATGAACGGCAGTATGAGACGATGGAAGGTACTCTTTCTTTCCGGCATAAATTTTGGAATATAATAGACGTGAATGCTGTAGCGGGAATAGGACGCTATTTGGACAAGGGAACCGGAATGACAGTCTCTTATCAGAATGCGAATGATATGATTAATGACAGCAATCTGGCCGCTGCGGATGGTCCATTCTCCCCGACTTCCTATAAATATGAAAACGAGAAACGTTCTCAATTCCTTCGTGCTTCTTTTGATATATTGGATCGTTATGTATTGACAGCCACTTTACGGCGAGATGGAACAGACAAATTCTTCCCGGATAAAAAATACTCACTTTTTCCGTCCGCTTCGGTAGCCTGGAAGCTTTCCAATGAATCGTTTATGCAAAACCTTTCTTGGTTGAATCTGTTGAAAGTGCGCGCCAGTTATGGTATGACGGGTAGCGACAATCTGGGAACATCTTTATATGGTATTGTCGGTATATCTCGTGAGGATATCAAGTTCTCGAATAGCAGCGTTACTTATGTACCTTATGCATTGCAAAGTGCCAATTATTCGGATGTAACCTGGCAAAAGACAACGATGAAAAACATCGGATTGGATTTCTCAATTTTGAAAGATAGGATATGGGGAAGTCTTGATGTCTTTAGAAATGATGTGACTAACCTGCTGGATACAGCTCCTACCTCTTTATTGAATATGTACGGTTATCGTCCTGTAAATGGAGGACATTATAAACGGACTGGTGTGGAATTGTCCTTGAACACTTTGAATATCCAAACACCGAATTTTAAATGGACTTCTTCGCTTGCATTGTCTCATTATAATGCATGCTGGATTGAGCGGATGCCGAATTTCGATTATAAGAAATACCAGAAGCGGGAAAATGAGCCGAAGAATGCATACTATTATTATAAGATGGTTGGAGTCATTAATGAAGACAGAAGTAATATGCCGGATTCTCAACGTTCGTTACCCCGTGAAGCGCAGTTGCCCGGATATCCGATTATTGATGACCGTAATGGAGATGGCAAAATCGATATCAATGATATTTATATGGACAACACATTGCCTAAAGTATATTATGGTTTCGGTAATACCTTTGCTTATAAGAATTTTGATTTGGATATTTATATGTACGGACAGTTGGGGGTAAAGAAGTTTAATTCCACCCATTCCAGTAATTGTTCTGCAGCCAATTTGGCAAGCGGCATATTGGCTGCTAATCCTACAGATTATGCCTATTCTATTTGGAATTCACAGACCAATCCGAATGGAGAGGTACCGGGAATTGCTTATAAATCTGTAACACTTCCCGAAAATGCTCCTATCAACGCATTCTGGGAGAAAGCCTCATTTTTGAGAGTCAGAAACATTACGCTAGGATATAATTGGGATGCGAGAAAACTGGCTTTCCTGAAAGGTAATGTACAGAATATCCGTCTTTTTGTAGATTTTCAAAATCCATTCACATTGACCAAGTTCGAAGGCGACGACCCGGAGATTGCAACCTCTGCCGGTAACCTTGGCCATGGGCAATATCCTCAATTGAGAGTTTATTCTTTTGGTGCGAAAATTTCATTCTAA
- a CDS encoding family 43 glycosylhydrolase codes for MKYMNYLIGMLMIFAGWGCSEDTIQEKKEPMVATDGGYLFAHMTDENYARLFYSVSRDAFHWETLNKKRIVLPEYCGHPDICQGKDGVYYMIGVQPNTGIPILWSSSDLVTWQSTKLKKSIFNKISDLGYKNEETYYGAPKMFYDEADGRYIITWHAGKTGKDSDTSEWKSKRTFYILTSDFKTFTEPQRLFNFTGSDEDMATIDVIIRKVGDEYCALMKDERWPEDVPEVAKTIRMAKSKHLTGPYANPGAPITSLNVWHEAPILVPTVDGKGFFLYAERYPKQYDMFEASSIDGPWTERYFQGPDARHGCIVRVNEEVYQAILKAYKK; via the coding sequence ATGAAATATATGAATTATCTAATAGGTATGCTAATGATATTTGCCGGATGGGGATGTTCGGAGGATACGATACAAGAAAAAAAAGAACCGATGGTAGCTACTGACGGTGGATACCTGTTTGCTCATATGACAGATGAAAATTATGCTCGTTTGTTTTATTCAGTTTCTCGTGATGCATTCCATTGGGAAACATTGAATAAAAAGCGGATTGTGTTACCTGAGTATTGCGGTCACCCGGATATTTGTCAGGGTAAGGATGGCGTCTATTATATGATTGGCGTACAGCCAAACACAGGGATACCTATATTGTGGTCGTCTTCTGATTTAGTGACTTGGCAGAGTACTAAGTTGAAAAAGTCTATATTCAATAAAATATCAGATTTGGGTTATAAGAATGAAGAAACCTATTATGGAGCTCCAAAGATGTTTTATGATGAGGCTGATGGACGATATATCATAACCTGGCATGCTGGTAAAACAGGAAAAGACAGTGATACATCAGAGTGGAAGTCCAAACGTACATTTTATATATTAACATCGGATTTCAAGACATTCACCGAGCCGCAACGTCTGTTCAATTTTACGGGTAGTGACGAAGATATGGCAACCATCGATGTGATTATTCGTAAAGTGGGCGATGAATATTGCGCTCTTATGAAAGATGAACGTTGGCCGGAAGATGTTCCGGAAGTAGCTAAAACGATCCGTATGGCAAAGTCGAAGCATTTGACAGGACCATACGCCAATCCGGGAGCCCCGATTACTTCATTGAATGTGTGGCATGAAGCTCCCATTCTCGTTCCTACTGTGGATGGCAAAGGATTCTTTCTTTATGCGGAGCGCTATCCGAAGCAATATGACATGTTTGAAGCTTCTTCAATAGACGGTCCCTGGACTGAACGTTATTTTCAAGGTCCCGATGCCCGTCACGGATGCATTGTTCGAGTGAATGAGGAGGTTTATCAGGCTATTTTAAAGGCTTACAAGAAATAG
- a CDS encoding FecR family protein produces MEEEKKHIDELIATYLTEGLDKNALAELKAWIAASPENKNYFIQQREVWFSAVSREVASKYNKDKAFGTFKKRIGNRKEIEKTSHHGFRLSMLWRYAAIIAVVLAVGCFSYWQGGVNVKDTFADISVEAPLGSRTKLYLPDGTLVWLNAGSRMTYSQGFGVDNRMIELEGEGYFEVRRNEKLPFFVKTKDLQLQVLGTKFNFRDYPEDHEVVVSLLEGKVELNNLLKKEKEAILAPDERAILNKTNGRMTVETVTVSNASQWTDGYLFFDEELLPDIVKELERSYNVTIRIANDSLNTFRFYGNFVRQEQSIQEVLDALASTEKIQYKIEERNITIY; encoded by the coding sequence ATGGAAGAAGAAAAGAAACATATTGATGAATTGATTGCAACCTATCTGACGGAAGGTTTGGACAAAAATGCTTTAGCCGAACTGAAAGCATGGATAGCTGCATCACCTGAAAATAAGAATTACTTTATTCAGCAGCGGGAAGTCTGGTTTTCTGCTGTCAGTCGTGAAGTTGCGTCGAAATACAATAAAGATAAAGCGTTCGGTACATTTAAGAAACGTATCGGAAATCGGAAGGAAATAGAAAAAACTTCTCATCATGGATTCCGGTTGTCAATGTTGTGGCGTTATGCAGCGATTATCGCAGTCGTACTTGCAGTCGGCTGCTTCTCTTATTGGCAGGGAGGAGTGAACGTAAAAGATACATTCGCGGATATATCCGTAGAAGCTCCTTTAGGATCGAGGACAAAGCTTTATTTGCCGGACGGTACATTGGTTTGGCTGAATGCCGGTTCACGAATGACTTACTCACAAGGTTTCGGAGTCGATAATCGTATGATCGAACTGGAAGGTGAGGGATATTTTGAAGTCCGGCGGAATGAGAAACTTCCTTTCTTTGTAAAGACTAAAGATTTACAATTGCAAGTACTGGGAACAAAATTTAATTTTCGCGATTACCCGGAGGATCATGAAGTCGTAGTATCTTTATTGGAAGGGAAAGTAGAACTGAATAATCTACTGAAAAAAGAGAAAGAAGCAATTCTTGCGCCTGATGAGAGAGCAATATTGAATAAAACGAACGGACGGATGACAGTAGAAACTGTCACAGTCTCTAATGCTTCGCAATGGACGGACGGTTACCTGTTTTTTGATGAAGAGCTTCTGCCGGACATCGTGAAAGAATTGGAACGTAGCTACAATGTAACTATTCGCATCGCCAATGATTCTTTAAATACCTTCCGGTTCTACGGTAATTTTGTCCGTCAGGAACAAAGTATTCAGGAAGTATTGGATGCGTTAGCATCTACGGAGAAAATACAATATAAGATTGAAGAACGCAATATAACTATCTATTAA
- a CDS encoding DUF5125 domain-containing protein, whose translation MMKNYYIAISLLISAIVVSCTDSVEKYDNWPEWKTQDPVTVAGEEMTETYYTNYVGKKRQLTQDAEVDFTGFEALEFALQPQFWEFKSDTKARFKGETGEYDLIYDATNELLYVEQTDKKFPDALYLIGANLGHAGAGKVISATWDSMHATPDNGMTCRRVSDKVFEISLYLGENFAFKLFKHHGWGTHEEIEIWAEDLTLDNPTLVQGTEDFVPGPLFQPGIYNLKIDMNANTFSMQPQNGQSADINFAVNGKEMGIMPGVASCLGVALELKTGDVLTFENFGDISEMIQPDFFENATEDQAAFRGMAGTYNLYYDLGNRLIYVENSQSDYSDALWTCGSGYGHPAAERVTVHGWQFNTGDSYQCVKVDEGVFETTLFLDNDFHLKFFKKRGDWGTGIGTQTLDPLPANLLDKHYQVDNLSSIGNGHFTGDLIPGKDFTPGVYRLRIDMNKGVIAAVNKMNEDDIKSLEFKVNGQLMQRSETPDFLEVELELTQGQEVAFEGFSYLQYMLQPEFFEWADGQYKFRAVSGTYRISYRSDRDFIYVERTDKTSYPDAMWLTGNGFGHPKTDGNVWEYLSVDNWGFATPGQYLCCAKTGEGIFETTFYFHAFWGAVSFYLAKDNWNRVFNSSEVEIVSLDGSFGRANGYEADGGNKENFGATKNNIDKQYGVYRLKWDMNTNTCTFTRL comes from the coding sequence ATGATGAAGAACTATTATATTGCAATATCATTACTTATTTCAGCCATTGTTGTATCTTGTACGGACAGCGTAGAGAAATATGATAACTGGCCTGAATGGAAAACACAAGACCCGGTCACAGTAGCCGGAGAAGAAATGACAGAGACGTATTATACCAATTATGTAGGGAAAAAACGTCAGTTGACACAGGATGCAGAAGTCGATTTCACCGGATTCGAGGCGCTGGAGTTTGCCTTGCAGCCTCAATTCTGGGAGTTTAAGTCCGATACAAAAGCACGTTTTAAAGGTGAGACAGGAGAATATGATTTGATTTATGATGCAACTAATGAGTTGTTGTATGTAGAACAAACGGATAAAAAATTCCCCGACGCTCTCTACCTGATAGGTGCTAACCTGGGACATGCGGGAGCTGGCAAAGTTATTTCAGCTACATGGGATAGTATGCATGCAACACCGGATAATGGAATGACTTGCCGCCGTGTATCAGACAAAGTGTTTGAAATATCACTCTATTTGGGAGAGAATTTTGCTTTTAAACTTTTCAAACATCATGGTTGGGGAACTCATGAGGAGATTGAAATCTGGGCAGAAGATTTAACTTTAGATAATCCGACTTTAGTTCAGGGAACCGAGGATTTTGTACCGGGACCATTGTTTCAACCTGGCATATATAATCTGAAAATAGATATGAATGCCAATACTTTCTCTATGCAACCGCAGAATGGACAATCTGCCGATATAAATTTTGCAGTTAATGGTAAGGAAATGGGTATCATGCCCGGAGTTGCTTCTTGTTTGGGAGTGGCACTGGAATTAAAAACAGGAGATGTTTTGACTTTTGAGAATTTTGGTGATATCAGCGAAATGATTCAGCCCGATTTCTTTGAAAATGCTACTGAAGACCAAGCTGCTTTCCGAGGGATGGCTGGAACATATAATTTGTATTATGATTTAGGCAATAGATTGATTTATGTTGAGAATAGCCAATCGGATTATTCTGATGCTTTGTGGACTTGTGGAAGCGGATATGGCCATCCGGCTGCTGAAAGAGTAACGGTTCATGGTTGGCAATTTAATACTGGTGATTCTTATCAGTGTGTGAAAGTTGATGAGGGTGTTTTCGAAACAACATTATTTCTGGATAATGATTTTCATCTGAAGTTTTTTAAGAAGCGTGGTGACTGGGGTACAGGCATTGGTACCCAGACGCTCGATCCGTTACCAGCTAATCTGCTGGACAAGCATTATCAAGTTGATAATTTGAGTAGCATAGGAAATGGACATTTTACTGGTGACCTGATTCCTGGTAAAGATTTTACTCCCGGAGTATATCGCCTTCGCATTGATATGAACAAAGGGGTAATCGCGGCGGTCAATAAGATGAATGAAGATGATATTAAATCATTAGAATTCAAGGTAAATGGGCAACTGATGCAGCGAAGTGAAACGCCTGATTTCTTGGAAGTGGAGCTTGAATTGACACAGGGACAAGAGGTTGCATTTGAAGGATTTTCCTACTTACAATATATGCTTCAACCGGAATTTTTCGAATGGGCTGACGGGCAGTATAAGTTTAGGGCTGTAAGCGGGACTTATCGTATCAGTTATCGTTCGGATAGAGATTTTATTTATGTGGAGAGAACAGACAAAACAAGTTATCCTGATGCGATGTGGCTTACCGGAAATGGCTTTGGACATCCAAAGACAGATGGGAATGTTTGGGAATATTTGAGTGTAGACAATTGGGGATTTGCTACTCCCGGGCAATATCTTTGTTGTGCCAAAACAGGTGAAGGGATATTTGAAACAACATTCTATTTTCATGCCTTTTGGGGAGCTGTGTCTTTCTATCTGGCAAAAGACAACTGGAATCGTGTTTTCAATTCTTCCGAAGTAGAAATTGTTTCCCTAGACGGCTCATTTGGGCGTGCAAATGGATATGAAGCTGATGGAGGGAACAAGGAAAATTTTGGAGCTACAAAAAATAATATCGATAAACAATATGGGGTATATCGTTTGAAATGGGATATGAATACAAATACGTGTACCTTTACAAGGCTCTAA